In Carya illinoinensis cultivar Pawnee chromosome 6, C.illinoinensisPawnee_v1, whole genome shotgun sequence, a single genomic region encodes these proteins:
- the LOC122312696 gene encoding uncharacterized protein LOC122312696 yields the protein MASASSNVPVVTTPPTSSTEQQQLISVHADTQLPLKLTPTSYPSWRAQFVTLLIGYDLMGFIDSTHCCPSRGDPTLPPSAAYLLRHIQCGNDFEAYMPTGLELVLQLKEDLTLIQSGSRSVNDFLQFVKVIADEITVINAPLSADDITLYVLNGFGSDFKDIVSPIRAREKSFQF from the exons ATGGCTTCTGCTAGCTCTAATGTTCCTGTGGTTACTACTCCACCCACTTCATCGACAGAACAACAACAACTCATTTCTGTCCATGCCGACACCCAACTACCCTTGAAGCTCACCCCCACCAGCTATCCTTCTTGGAGGGCTCAGTTCGTTACTCTTCTCATAGGATATGATCTTATGGGCTTCATTGATAGCACACATTGTTGTCCGTCTCGCGGTGACCCTACTTTGCCCCCATCTGCTGCCTATTTGCT ACGTCACATTCAGTGTGGGAACGACTTCGAAGCCTATATGCCAACAGGTCTTGAACTCGTGTTGCAACTTAAGGAGGATCTCACGCTGATCCAGAGTGGCAGTCGATCTGTCAATGACTTTCTTCAATTTGTGAAAGTGATTGCAGATGAAATCACAGTGATTAATGCACCTCTTTCTGCAGATGATATCACTCTTTATGTCCTGAATGGATTTGGGTCAGACTTCAAGGACATCGTGTCGCCCATTCGAGCTAGAGAAAAATCCTTTCAATTTTGA